DNA from Leptospira bandrabouensis:
CGAACTGGATGGTTTTGTTCTTTGCGAACATATTTTCCTGTAAACACATTTGAAGTTACACAAATCTCGATTGGGATTTTGTTTTCCTTCATGTAACGGACAAGTTCTGGGTCTTGGATCGCAGATGTTCCGTGACCAATTCTTTCCGCCTTACATAGATTTACTGCATCCCAAATCGCCCATGGACCATCATCTTCACCCGAGTGAGCAACACATCGTAAACCGGATTCTCTAGCAATTTTGAATACTTCCGAATAATCCTTGGCAGGTCCCATAAGTTCCGCTCCACCAAGTCCAATTCCTATGACTTCTTTATGTTTTAATCCTAATACTCGTTTGAGATTGTTCATCGCATTTTCAGGTCCAAAGGAACGCGAAACATCAACTAACAGACGAATGGTGATTCCGTCCTTAACTTCAATTTGACGAATTCGATTTACCATCACTTCTACCATTTCATCAAAATCTAATCCATTTTGAATGAACTTAGAAGGTGCGAAGAATGCCTCACAATAAACAATGTTATTGGATCGAAGGTAATCGGCTAAACTATCAATAAAATATCCGAGATCCGATGCTTCTTTAACCGCACCTTGAACGAAGAAAAATACTTGGATGAAACCGTTTAAATCTTTGAAATTATATTTGTCTTCGAACTCTTTATCGGTTACTTCGATTCCATTCTTTTTATATAGAAATTTTAATGTTTCTTTGTTTACGCAAGCTTCCAAATGGAGATGCACTTCCGTTTTGGGAATTTCGCGTATGAAGTTAATGACATCTTGCTCATTGGGATGGGGGACAGAAAGATCTCCAGCAAGTAAGGACTTTCTTTCCTTGAGAACCGAAGGTTCTGCTGCTGGTTCCAACCCTTCTTTGGACAAAAGCCAAAGTGGTGGATGGAGGACTGGGAGTTCCATCAAGGAAACACGCTCGTTTAACAGCGTATTGATTTGTTTATCAAAAGTAAGTTGGATAGTAGGAGAGTAGGGCCTGTCAGCTGGCAGCCGACTTTTCAGGCGATTGAGCTCTGCTATGTCACGGTCAATGACAGCAATACGATTTAAAATCTCAGAAAAAGGAACTTCCATGTTCCAGGAAAGAATGGGTGAATCAGCGGGTATCTACAAGTAGATTTTTAGAGTCCAGGTGAAAATCCCTATTTAGGTTTGAAAAATCCCGTCGATAGGATGTTTGGGGGCGGAAAAGACTGGAAATTTTTTCCGAATTATGTCGTATAAATGAATATGCTCACATCTCGCAAAACCTTTCTACCGTTTGCACTTCCATCAATTTCTGAAGAAGCCATTGAAGAAGTTGCCCAAGTTTTACGGTCTGGTTGGGTCACCTCAGGACCCAAAGTCAAACAGTTTGAGATGGAGTTTGGTGACTTTGTCGGTAGCAAAGAATCCATAGCTGTTAATTCCGCCACTGCCGGCTTACATTTAGCTTTAGAAGCGATTGGACTAACTTCTGAAGATGCCGCCATCACAAGTTCCATCACCTTTACTGCTACGACAGAAGTAATCTGTTATTTCGGTGCCGAGCCAATTCTCACTGATGTTGATCCCATTCACAATCTAATGACACCAGAATCCTTACGGGAGACTATTGAGTCCAAATGCAAATGGAACGGAAAAGAACTTAAAAGTAAAAAAACCGGAAAACGAATCAAAGCAATCCTGCCTGTCCACTTAGCAGGGCATACATGTGATATGGAAGGTCTTCTCAAAATCGCGAAAGAATATAATTTATATGTAATAGAAGATGCGGCTCATGCATTTCCCGCGGTTCATAAAAATAAAATGATCGGTACCTGGGGCGATTTTACTGTGTTTAGCTTTTATGCTACAAAAGGAATCACAACAGGAGAAGGAGGGATGGTAACCACTTCTCACAAAGAGGCCGCGGAACGAATTCGTAAAATGCGACTTCATGGTATTAATCGAGATGCGTTTAACAGACCTGGCTGGTACTACGAAGTAGTTGATGCAGGATATAAATACAATATGACCGATATAGCCGCTGCCTTGGGTGTTGTGCAGTTAAAAGAATCTCACGGATTTTGGGAACGTAGAATAGAAATTGCAAAACATTACAACCAAGAGTTTTCTTCCCTTAAAGGCATTAAACTTCCTAAAGAAGATCCAAATGGAATTCACAGTTGGCATCTCTATCGAATTGAAGTAGATCCAAAAATTGCGAAAGTGGGACGAGATACATTAGTAGAAGAATTAAAAGAGAGAAATATTGGAACAAGCCTTCATTTCATTCCTATCTTCGAACACCCTTATTATAAAAAAACCTTTCAATACAATCGCAAAGAATACCCCAATGCATGTTCCATGTATGATAAATCAGTATCTTTACCTTTGTTTGCTGGAATGACAAAATCTGATGAAAAAGATGTGATTGATGCTGTAAAAGATATTTTGGGATAAAAAGTTAATTGGAAGTTGTTACGGTTCGGTTTTGATAAAACTCTGGATCGTACAACTTTAATAAATCAATTAAACCCAAAACAAACTCTGTATCCGTTCCATCTGCCTTTCTACGAATCCAAAAACCAACAAGTTCTTTCACTACCTGAGCATCTATAGTTTCATCGCCCTTTCTATAAACAAATCGCGATGATTCTTCAGGGTCTTCATTGTCGGTAAAAGCGGGATATAAAAATAAAATGAATCGATCTAAATAGTAAGGATCTAACCTCTTCTCTTCCACTAACATCAAATAACGATCCGCTTCTTTTCTAAAAAACTTTGGATTTGAATCTAACTTCTGATAAACAATAAAAAACTCACGAGCTATATTTCGAATGGAATGTTCATAAATAGGCAAAGTTACCGTATACAAAGCTTTGTTACTTTTTGCAGGAAGTAGATACTCTCGTAATTTTACTGGAAATTCAGGATGGTAATGCCCAAAGTCATTTGGTGAATTCAATTCTAAATAATATTTTGTATGAGGCCCAGATTCAAAAATAGGAATTCCCAGATATTCAGAAAGTTTTTTAAGACTTATTATCGTTTGGATTTTACAATAAAATTTGTGATAAGAAATTTCCTTATCACAAGATAATCCTAATTTCGGATATTGAATCCAGGTAGATTCGACTAAATCTCGAAATTTTGTTTCCCTTTCTATAGTTTTATCTACAAACAGCGAATCAACTTTTTGTCTCAGTGGTGAACAAACGACTAAAAAGATAACGGAAAGTCTACTTAATTTTATAAGTAATTTCTGCAGGTAAATTTTCCCATTCAGAGTTGGCATCTTTCCGAAAGTATACAGGAGAAATGGATGTTTTGGAATTCAAACTTTGAAATAAAATTAGATCTGTTTCTTTTTTTTCAAAGTAACGTTTGTCTGTATTACTTCCCAACCCCAAATCGGCAATGGGGATCCAACCATAACTTAAAAGGAAAATAGAGACAGAATCTTGAATGGACTTAGGTTTTCCTTTTTCAAAACGGATCATGCGAAATGGTTGTATTGGAACTCCCATTTCTTTCATTTTGTCTTTAAAATCATTTAAACTAATACTAGTTTGACGAGCTTGGTAAATCGCATCCAAATAGTCTCTTGGTAACAGTTTTAACTCTTCATTAGTTTTTTCATAAAAAGCAGTAACATCATTTGGATAAGTAGCTTCTTTATCTAAATATTCGTCGGTAACGTAGTATTTGATAAATTGGTTTTTTGAAGAAAACTTATACTTAACAATTTGTTCTCCTGGTAAATCTTCGATGGATAGTTTTTTCAGGTGAACTCGATTTCTTTGAATAAAAGAAGGTTGGTAAGTTCCATCAGTAAATTTAACAGCACGTATTCTTTGTTGTTCATTTGAAGGTGGGTGGAGGATGGCAATTTGAGCTTTGGAAAGAGAAACAGAGTCTAGTTTGAATTTTAATGATACTTCTAAATTGTATTCTTCTTCACCAGAGGCAATGAACCTTTCAGTTTCAATGAAGGGAATATTTTTTATTTCTTTATTTTCTCGGTCAACCACCCATAGTTTTGAGCCACTTAACAAAACTCCACGTATCGATCGTAAGTTTGTTTTAATAGAACCCGTAATTTTCCCTGTTTTGGTATCATATCGATAGATACTATTATCAGCTGAATCGGATATCCATAAAGAATCTCTACCATAACAGATATCACGTGGTCTTGTGCGATCTGTAAAAAATCCACCAATCATAAGAGAGGAAGACTGGTCATAAATTTGAACCTTTCCTGAATCCAAATCTAAAATATAATAATAATTTCCAACACTTGCAATACCTGCAACGTTTGCGATTGGGATTTGGATTTTGTCTGTTATCCCCCCTGAGTTAGGATCCAATTTCAAAATCTGTTTTGGGGCTACGACTAGGAGTTTTCCTTCTCGTGTATCAAAACTAATTCCACGAAGGTTTGCTAGACCTAAATTAAAAATCTCTTGTTCCCCGATTTCATTGATTTTAATAATAGCACGACGATTGGTATCAATGTACCAAAAATTGACACCGTCCCATGCAAGCCCGTATGCTTTATCAGAAAGTTTATATTCTTTGCTCTCTTGGGCAAAAATTCCAGTGGAAATAAATATCAGTAAAAATATTAAAATACGAATCATTAATTGAACCCGATGTTATGTGTTATCAGACGAAAAATATCCATCAGTAAAGAAGATTCTTCCAATTCGGATCCTAATATGATTGGTTTTGGTACAAAAATAACTAGGAATGATACTAACATGATAACCCCAAAATAAAATCGAAATTTTCCAATCCCAGCAACGGAATCATGAATGAAAGGATGTTCCACTTTAACCACATAATAAATGATAAAACCCCAAAGTAACCAGGTAAAATGAATTAAAGCAAATACTAGAAAAGCTGTGAATAGGATATGAATCCATTTGCGGTAACCTTCACCAAACATAGAATAAATGACATGACCGCCGTCCAATTGTCCAAATGGTAACAAATTTACTGCAGTAATCAAAAGACCGACCCATCCTGCTTTTGCCAAAGGATGCGCCTGTATATCCATTGTAGAAAAATCGATAGGTCCTAAAATCCACTGACTCGTAATATAAGTGAATAAACTATCTCCAAAAAATAAAAAACCTGACCTGTCAAAATTAGGTGGTATTTCTATCACTTTCGAAAGGCTTATACCGACTAACCAAGCAATCATCGAGAGTATTAAACTAGCAGTTGGTCCTCCAATTCCAATATCGAATAAAACTTTTTTATCGGGAATCTGTTGTTTAATTTGAATGACAGCACCCATAGTTCCGATAGGACCCACAGGTAATGGAATAAAATATGGCCAAGTCGTTTTGACTCCATAAAATCGAGCAGGTAAATAATGCCCCATTTCATGAGCAAATAAAATGAATAGAAGTGACACTGAATAGGGCCAATTCTCAAAAAACATCAGTTTATAATTCTCTAATGTTTGAGGCACTTGTGGATTTAAAAAAATATCAGAATAAGTTAATGTAAAAAATGTAAGAATGAATAAAAGGATGTGTAATGTTTTTTTTGATTCCAAATTCGGAACAACCTAGAAATTTATTTCTACTCGAAAGGATAAATAACTGAGTTATAGAATCAATGATAAACCCGATCTGAATCAGAAATTTGACTCAATCTTTAGACTCTGAACTAGATTCAGATGAAAACTTAGTTTCTGATCCTTTGGAAAAACTGTGTCATTTCCGGATGAATTGGCAAAGTTGATTCTTTTTTGTAGATTCCACGAGGGGAAAATATTCTTCCTAAATTTGGGTCTTTTGAATCCACTGAACAAGTGGATTTTCTGTACGCACTCCAAACTTTAGTTCCATTAAATCTTTCCCAACTCTCGGAAAAGTTGACTCGTCTAAATAGTAATTTTAAAACCAACTAATCAATGTTTGAAAATATAAAAATTATCAAAAAATTTGACCCGGCTGCAAAATCCTATTTGGAAATTGTCCTTTGTTACCCTGGTCTCCATGCCCTTTGGCTTCATAAATTTGCTCATTTACTTTATAAACTTCGTTTACCAATCATTCCCAGACTTGTGAACTACATTAGTAGGTTTTTGACCGGAATCGACATCCATCCTGGTGCAAAAATTGCTCCAGGTGTATTTATCGACCACGGTTCTGGAGTTGTCATTGGAGAGACAGCCATTGTTGGCAGCGGTTCTCTAATTTTCCAAGGAGTGACTCTTGGAGGAACAGGAAAGGAATCAGGCAAACGTCACCCAACCATTGGAAAAAACGTTGTGATCGGTGCGGGAGCCAAAGTGCTTGGAAACATTATTGTAGAAGATCATGTCCGTGTTGGTGCCGGGTCAGTTGTGATGAGAAATGTTCCCGCAGGATGTACTGTGGTCGGTATTCCGGGGAAAGTTGTCAAAGCAGGTGACGTTGCCTCTGATAGCGTAGAACAAATGTTAGAACACAATCAAATGCCGGATCCCATTGCTAAAGTTTTTTCTGTATTATTGGAAAAGGTGGAAACCCAACAGCAACTCATTAACAAATTATATGAGAAACAACAACTGTTAGAAAAAGCATCTGACGAGGCTCCAGAGAACGATCGTTTTATCCAAGAATTCATCCATGGAGACGGAATTTAAAATTCTTTTAAAAGTTCCGTTTTTTTACGGTCATATTCTCCATCAGTGATGAGTTTGTTTTTTCGCATTTCTTCTAATGCCTTTAATTTTTCAGGAACTGACTTCCACTGTTCTAACGGCGGATTAATTTCATCTTCCTTGGGGTACCGAAAAAGAGGAGGGTTTGGCATCAATTCTGGAACATTAAAAACAATAATATTTCCATAAATCGCATTTTTACTTCGACTTTTATCTTTATACAAACTAGTTTGCTGCCGGTCACGTAACCAAAGTTCAGGCCTATAGATTGGTTGTATCGGCGATGGATGAAAAATCACCCAGTCCTCAAAAGAATATTGTGTTTGGAAAGTGATATTCGTATTCATTTCATGAAACAACAATACCAAACCATTTTCCGTGCTGAGAAAATAAAAACTGGTTTTTAAAATTTTAACATTGGGTGAGAGAATATCATCTAATTTAAAAATGCAAAGATAGACCTTTGGTTCTTCGTTCTTTCCTATTTTTTCAGCAAACTTTTGAATTTCAGGAAGGTAGGCTTCCGGAACCAATACATCCCAATCCTCATACGCAAGAACACCTCGTTTGTATTGAATTGATTTTAAAACGGTAGTTAGTTCATTAAAATTATTAGAGTTAATTTTAAGCAAAGATATCTCGGTTGGAAATATTTTTTTCCATTCCTCTTCCTCCACTTCGAAAAACGCTATGGAAGCAGAAGAATCAATCAATTTGATTTTGCGGGAAAAACTAGAACACCCCAAAACAAAAAAAAATAGAATCAAAACGCAGAAAATTTTTGCACTTGCCGTTAATGGATTTATGAATAGGCTAAAATCTGTGTCGCGATTTGTAATATTTCTTTTAGCAGTGGTATTCATATCTCAAGAAAAATGGGAAGCACAGCCCATGCCACAATTTCAGATGAAGGACCAATATGGGCAATCGTATTCTGATAGTTCTGTGAAAGGAAAACCTGTTGTTTTGATGGGATGTTTCCTTCGGGACTTAGAACTTTGTCGAAAACAAGGCCGAAAACTATATTGGAAAATGCAGAATTTGCTTTGGAAAGATAGTTCCAAAGTTCATTTTTTACTTTATTTGGATTTTCAGGAAACAAACAAACTAGTGGAAAATTATTTAGAAGAATCCAAAACAAAACAATATGAAAGTATTCTTTTAGATCGTAAAGGACATCTTACAGTTGGTCTAACCAAAGGTGAATCCTACTTACGGATTTTTAATAAATCAGGCAAATTGATTTCATCATCCTATCAGGAAGAAATGGATGAAAACCTCATCCAAGAAATATATGGAATTCTTAAAAAAGAAATATAACTTACAAAAATCTTTATTCTTCATTATAGTAGTTTTTACTGTTTCGAATTGTTTTCAAAAAAATCAAAACTACTATGAGTTTTGGAAAGGTTATGATCACTTACAACGCTCTATTAAATCTACCTCGAAAAACGAAGTTTATTTTTCTGCTCTAGCAGGTAGTCTTAGTGAAGAAAACGAAGCATTATTACAAAAAACAGCGGATGGTTACCCGTTTCTTTCCCTGTATGGGAGCATAGACAACCAACAAAATTGGAATCTAAATTGGAACGAACCAATTCCACCAAAATATGATTATCTGGCAAAAGTTACTTTCACTCCAAAACTTTGGGAGGAAAGAGAAATTTACACAGTCGAAAGAAAAATCATTCACAAACTCAATGGCTATCAACCTAGAGATTTTTTTAAATGGTTACATGATTTTGTTTTTGCGATCAATGACCACAACGCCTATCAGTCATTAAAGTCAACTTCACAAAACTTGCAGTTCCTATGTAGCGCAATGCAGTGCCATGTAACCGAAAATGCGGAATGGCATACTTTAGAATTTACTATCAATGAAGATACAAAGGCAAAGTTTCCTGGTTTTTACCAAAGAACTGGCTCGCGGTTAGAAAAAACCAAATTGAATCTGGAAATTTGGGATAAATTTAATCCCACGCATAAATTAAAAATTACCAATCAAGGTAAAACTATCCAATTTCATTTTCCAGTGAATCCACCTTCGGATTATTTTCTTTCACCAAAAGAAATTCGTTTTTTAGGTGATATTGAAATCAAATCCTTTGGAATTACTGTAAAAATCCAAAACTTAGAATATAAACTCAAAACTACCTTTGATAAACAAACTGATACACTCGACGGACATTTTGTTCGCATTGGGAAGAAAGAAATTAATGGAAATTTTTTCTATGTGATTCCCCAAGGATTTGTGAATTTTTTTATCCCTGGAAATATGGATGAATACTTTAACGAGTTTTTTACCCTACTCATCCAAGGAACCCAAGGTAGAGGTGGATCACAAATTCACGCTACATTCAGAAAAACAGAACGTGGGCAAATCAACACCATAACTACTTATAATGAAATCAAACGAAAACGTTTTTCTTTGTTTGGTGGCGATGATTCCCAAAAAGCAAGTAACGATTTTGATTTTTATGCCTCCTGGGAAGAAGCTATGTTGTTAGATTTAAAATAATAGCTTCGTCAAAGAAAATACAAACCATCGATTGTTAAAAAACCGATATTGGACTTAACTAAGAATTGATAAAGTTCCTTAGTAAGTCCTTACCTTCTTCTGAACCAAATGATTCGGGATGAAATTGGACTCCTTCGATTTTAAAAGTTTTATGACGAAGGCCCATAATTTCCCCCTTCCCTTCCCCCGCAGAAACTCGAGCTGTAATTTCTAAATCCTTAGGGAGCGTTGATTCTTTTGCCACCAAGGAATGATAACGCATAATTTCTATTCCTTGTGTTAAACCAGAAAACACACCCTTTCCATCGTGTTCAATGGGTGAGAGTTTTCCATGCATGGCTACATTAGCACGAACTACCTCACCACCAAACACAGTCGCCATTCCTTGCATTCCAAGACAAATGCCAAGTACCGGTGTTGTTTTTCCTAACTCTTTAAGAATATCCGCGCTCACACCAAAATAAGCAGGGTCTGCTGGATGGCCGGGACCAGGAGAAATAATAATCTTATCGTAGTTAGCTGACTTGATCCATTCAAAAGGTTTTTCATCGTTTCGGATGACATCCAATTGAAAAAGTTCCTCTCTTTCTTCGAGGATTTCGCCTACAATTTGGTAAAGATTGAATGTAAAAGAATCATAATTATCTAGAATGAGCACTTTCATTTTGGTTTCTCCGTTTTCTTATTTTACCGGCAACTTCGTTTTGTCATTTTCGTAGTTCATTAGCGCACTAAGGAGCTTTATGCAAATCTAAAGCTTTGCGAACCGATGCCATTTTGTTGATGATTTCTTGGTATTCATCTTCTGGTTTGGAATCAAAAACAATTCCTCCCGATGCACGAACAAATCCTTTGTTTCCATTCACAAAAAAACTTCGAATCGGAATGGCAAAGGTACAATCGCCATTCAAACCAAAACTTCCCACAGCTCCGCCATAAGGACCACGTGGCGATTTTTCAATGCGTTCAATGATTTTCATCGATTCAATTTTTGGTGCACCAGAAAGTGTTCCTGCAGGAAACGAAGAGGCAAGTCCCGAAAACATATCTTCTTTGGAAGATAAAATTCCCACTACTTCACTAGAGATATGTTGCACATGGGAAAACCGTTTTACATCAAAACGTCTACGCACTTTCACTGTGCCAAATTTTGCCACTCGCCCCACATCATTTCGATGGAGATCAATTAACATATTGTGTTCTGCAATTTCTTTTGGGTCGGTTAAAAGTTTACGTGCAAGAAGAGTATCTTCTTTAGCATCAACACCACGTTTGGTGGTCCCTGCCAAAGGAAAAGACTCCATTTCTCCTTGTCGTAATCGAAAAAGTAATTCTGGGCTGGCACCTAAAATGGCGCGGCTTCCAAATTTTACATAATACATATGAGGCGAAGGATTGATTTCCCTTAGCGTTTCATAGATCGCTAATGGGTTTCCATCTACTGTGTAAATTTCTTCAAATCCAATTTGGCATTGAAAAGTGTTACCTGCTTTTACTTCTTCTAAAGCCTCCTCCACCATTTGTTTATGAACTTCTTTAGACAAACCTGCTTTTAATAGAGAAACCTTTACTTTTGGTTTTTGGGATTTTTCTTTGCCCGCATCCTCTAAGATTTGGTTCACTTCTTTGGTACGATTAGTT
Protein-coding regions in this window:
- the add gene encoding adenosine deaminase, with the translated sequence MEVPFSEILNRIAVIDRDIAELNRLKSRLPADRPYSPTIQLTFDKQINTLLNERVSLMELPVLHPPLWLLSKEGLEPAAEPSVLKERKSLLAGDLSVPHPNEQDVINFIREIPKTEVHLHLEACVNKETLKFLYKKNGIEVTDKEFEDKYNFKDLNGFIQVFFFVQGAVKEASDLGYFIDSLADYLRSNNIVYCEAFFAPSKFIQNGLDFDEMVEVMVNRIRQIEVKDGITIRLLVDVSRSFGPENAMNNLKRVLGLKHKEVIGIGLGGAELMGPAKDYSEVFKIARESGLRCVAHSGEDDGPWAIWDAVNLCKAERIGHGTSAIQDPELVRYMKENKIPIEICVTSNVFTGKYVRKEQNHPVRYYYDQGLMLCINTDDPDIFNVNLTYEFFKLYRFLDFSIDEIIDLVRQGVLCTFHPEKDSLWKSMEEKIDQIKLKYNLISEKQVTAV
- a CDS encoding DegT/DnrJ/EryC1/StrS family aminotransferase, with protein sequence MLTSRKTFLPFALPSISEEAIEEVAQVLRSGWVTSGPKVKQFEMEFGDFVGSKESIAVNSATAGLHLALEAIGLTSEDAAITSSITFTATTEVICYFGAEPILTDVDPIHNLMTPESLRETIESKCKWNGKELKSKKTGKRIKAILPVHLAGHTCDMEGLLKIAKEYNLYVIEDAAHAFPAVHKNKMIGTWGDFTVFSFYATKGITTGEGGMVTTSHKEAAERIRKMRLHGINRDAFNRPGWYYEVVDAGYKYNMTDIAAALGVVQLKESHGFWERRIEIAKHYNQEFSSLKGIKLPKEDPNGIHSWHLYRIEVDPKIAKVGRDTLVEELKERNIGTSLHFIPIFEHPYYKKTFQYNRKEYPNACSMYDKSVSLPLFAGMTKSDEKDVIDAVKDILG
- a CDS encoding site-2 protease family protein, translated to MESKKTLHILLFILTFFTLTYSDIFLNPQVPQTLENYKLMFFENWPYSVSLLFILFAHEMGHYLPARFYGVKTTWPYFIPLPVGPIGTMGAVIQIKQQIPDKKVLFDIGIGGPTASLILSMIAWLVGISLSKVIEIPPNFDRSGFLFFGDSLFTYITSQWILGPIDFSTMDIQAHPLAKAGWVGLLITAVNLLPFGQLDGGHVIYSMFGEGYRKWIHILFTAFLVFALIHFTWLLWGFIIYYVVKVEHPFIHDSVAGIGKFRFYFGVIMLVSFLVIFVPKPIILGSELEESSLLMDIFRLITHNIGFN
- the cysE gene encoding serine O-acetyltransferase; translation: MFENIKIIKKFDPAAKSYLEIVLCYPGLHALWLHKFAHLLYKLRLPIIPRLVNYISRFLTGIDIHPGAKIAPGVFIDHGSGVVIGETAIVGSGSLIFQGVTLGGTGKESGKRHPTIGKNVVIGAGAKVLGNIIVEDHVRVGAGSVVMRNVPAGCTVVGIPGKVVKAGDVASDSVEQMLEHNQMPDPIAKVFSVLLEKVETQQQLINKLYEKQQLLEKASDEAPENDRFIQEFIHGDGI
- a CDS encoding SHOCT domain-containing protein, which produces MILFFFVLGCSSFSRKIKLIDSSASIAFFEVEEEEWKKIFPTEISLLKINSNNFNELTTVLKSIQYKRGVLAYEDWDVLVPEAYLPEIQKFAEKIGKNEEPKVYLCIFKLDDILSPNVKILKTSFYFLSTENGLVLLFHEMNTNITFQTQYSFEDWVIFHPSPIQPIYRPELWLRDRQQTSLYKDKSRSKNAIYGNIIVFNVPELMPNPPLFRYPKEDEINPPLEQWKSVPEKLKALEEMRKNKLITDGEYDRKKTELLKEF
- a CDS encoding peroxiredoxin family protein gives rise to the protein MEAEESINLILREKLEHPKTKKNRIKTQKIFALAVNGFMNRLKSVSRFVIFLLAVVFISQEKWEAQPMPQFQMKDQYGQSYSDSSVKGKPVVLMGCFLRDLELCRKQGRKLYWKMQNLLWKDSSKVHFLLYLDFQETNKLVENYLEESKTKQYESILLDRKGHLTVGLTKGESYLRIFNKSGKLISSSYQEEMDENLIQEIYGILKKEI
- a CDS encoding LIC10025 family lipoprotein, whose product is MEFLKKKYNLQKSLFFIIVVFTVSNCFQKNQNYYEFWKGYDHLQRSIKSTSKNEVYFSALAGSLSEENEALLQKTADGYPFLSLYGSIDNQQNWNLNWNEPIPPKYDYLAKVTFTPKLWEEREIYTVERKIIHKLNGYQPRDFFKWLHDFVFAINDHNAYQSLKSTSQNLQFLCSAMQCHVTENAEWHTLEFTINEDTKAKFPGFYQRTGSRLEKTKLNLEIWDKFNPTHKLKITNQGKTIQFHFPVNPPSDYFLSPKEIRFLGDIEIKSFGITVKIQNLEYKLKTTFDKQTDTLDGHFVRIGKKEINGNFFYVIPQGFVNFFIPGNMDEYFNEFFTLLIQGTQGRGGSQIHATFRKTERGQINTITTYNEIKRKRFSLFGGDDSQKASNDFDFYASWEEAMLLDLK
- a CDS encoding anthranilate synthase component II, yielding MKVLILDNYDSFTFNLYQIVGEILEEREELFQLDVIRNDEKPFEWIKSANYDKIIISPGPGHPADPAYFGVSADILKELGKTTPVLGICLGMQGMATVFGGEVVRANVAMHGKLSPIEHDGKGVFSGLTQGIEIMRYHSLVAKESTLPKDLEITARVSAGEGKGEIMGLRHKTFKIEGVQFHPESFGSEEGKDLLRNFINS
- a CDS encoding anthranilate synthase component I family protein produces the protein MSQTLPKIKIPKKPNYTSLSLPEGIEFWELFRVIEAKYENCFLLESAGDNQYDSRYSVIGFEPSHLILGEPGVLEIDGKKYSVENPYFALRELTDYNSLSISYAGGFVGYLGYQSMQFFEPKLKLEPHPDFPAMIFGLYLDGLIYDKFTGELIYFDNGTNRTKEVNQILEDAGKEKSQKPKVKVSLLKAGLSKEVHKQMVEEALEEVKAGNTFQCQIGFEEIYTVDGNPLAIYETLREINPSPHMYYVKFGSRAILGASPELLFRLRQGEMESFPLAGTTKRGVDAKEDTLLARKLLTDPKEIAEHNMLIDLHRNDVGRVAKFGTVKVRRRFDVKRFSHVQHISSEVVGILSSKEDMFSGLASSFPAGTLSGAPKIESMKIIERIEKSPRGPYGGAVGSFGLNGDCTFAIPIRSFFVNGNKGFVRASGGIVFDSKPEDEYQEIINKMASVRKALDLHKAP